In the Flavisolibacter tropicus genome, one interval contains:
- a CDS encoding TolC family protein: MKHRLWKLLTMISFICIWGNSSLYAQEKKTLSLQEAINLSLASNKELKTNQARIEEAVAAVREATDRRLPDVNASGSYLRLNQPSVALKSKPSSSGGGSGAAMAKPNQAMYGMVNASLPVFSGGRIKYGIESAKYLEKAIELDADNNREEVVLNTIDAYNNLYKAKAAVSLVEESLGQARARVKQFSSLEKNGLLARNDYLKAELQASNTELALLDAQNNWKLSMINMNLMLGLPENTELTVDSASITATPTLKSIEDYVQQGLQNRKDLEAMNYRKKAAQVGVKAAAAEKLPSLALTGGYVALDVPGVLAVPNAMNVGVGVQYSLSTLWKNKAKVDQAKAREKQLVIGEGMLNDAIRLQVNQAYQTYLSSQKKIDVYTTAMAQATENYKIINNKYNNGLATVTDLLDADVAQLQARMNYAFAQSDAVVAYNKLLQSAGLLTNQ; the protein is encoded by the coding sequence ATGAAGCATAGATTATGGAAGCTCCTGACAATGATTTCTTTCATCTGCATTTGGGGAAACAGTTCCCTATATGCGCAAGAAAAGAAAACATTATCGCTGCAGGAAGCAATTAACTTAAGCCTGGCCAGCAACAAAGAATTAAAAACAAATCAAGCGCGCATTGAAGAGGCCGTTGCTGCAGTTAGAGAAGCCACCGATCGTCGTTTACCAGACGTTAATGCGTCCGGCTCCTACCTGCGACTGAACCAACCCAGCGTAGCATTAAAAAGCAAACCCAGCAGCTCTGGTGGTGGTAGTGGTGCAGCTATGGCTAAGCCTAACCAGGCCATGTATGGTATGGTCAATGCTTCGCTACCCGTGTTTTCCGGTGGCCGTATTAAATATGGTATCGAATCTGCCAAATACTTAGAGAAAGCAATTGAGCTGGATGCCGATAACAACCGTGAAGAAGTGGTGCTTAACACCATTGATGCCTACAACAATTTATACAAAGCCAAAGCGGCCGTATCGCTGGTAGAAGAAAGCCTGGGACAAGCACGTGCGCGTGTAAAGCAGTTTTCCAGCCTGGAAAAGAACGGTTTGCTGGCCCGTAACGATTATTTAAAAGCAGAACTGCAGGCCTCCAATACAGAATTAGCATTATTAGATGCACAGAACAACTGGAAGCTGTCTATGATCAACATGAACCTGATGTTAGGGCTGCCAGAAAATACAGAGTTGACCGTAGACTCTGCTAGTATAACAGCTACGCCTACTTTAAAGTCTATTGAAGATTATGTACAGCAAGGCTTACAAAATCGTAAAGACCTGGAAGCAATGAACTATCGTAAAAAAGCAGCCCAGGTAGGTGTAAAAGCAGCTGCTGCTGAAAAACTACCCAGTCTGGCCTTAACAGGTGGTTATGTGGCACTGGATGTTCCTGGCGTACTGGCGGTGCCGAATGCAATGAACGTAGGCGTAGGTGTACAATACAGTCTTTCTACCCTATGGAAGAATAAAGCAAAAGTAGACCAGGCCAAAGCGCGTGAAAAGCAATTGGTAATTGGTGAAGGCATGCTGAACGATGCTATTCGCCTACAGGTAAACCAAGCTTATCAAACCTATTTGTCCAGCCAGAAAAAGATCGATGTATATACTACAGCTATGGCACAGGCTACAGAAAACTACAAGATCATTAATAACAAATACAACAATGGTCTGGCTACTGTTACTGACTTGCTGGATGCTGATGTAGCCCAGTTACAAGCGCGTATGAACTACGCTTTTGCCCAATCCGATGCCGTTGTAGCCTATAACAAACTGCTGCAATCAGCAGGTCTTTTAACCAATCAATAA
- a CDS encoding TetR/AcrR family transcriptional regulator, producing the protein MNLNDKQIHILSTAEKLFACKGFDGTSIRDIAEAAQVNIAMISYYFGSKEKLMQSLFEERTQHMALRYENLIQNESLNPWDKLCYVIDDYVERVKEKQRFFKIMLHEQILEKNTLITELLNELKQKNLAFMELIIKDGQKKKLFKKGVDIVLLTNTLTGIAMQALLNKAIYKKFHGLEALSEEAFDKLLKEKASNHIKNLYKAILNYEA; encoded by the coding sequence ATGAATCTGAATGACAAGCAAATACATATTTTAAGTACAGCTGAAAAGCTGTTCGCTTGCAAAGGGTTTGACGGAACTTCTATCCGGGATATTGCAGAGGCAGCCCAAGTAAACATTGCCATGATCTCTTACTATTTCGGATCAAAGGAGAAATTAATGCAATCGCTTTTTGAAGAGCGTACACAACACATGGCCCTGCGCTACGAAAACCTCATCCAGAATGAATCACTGAATCCATGGGACAAACTATGCTATGTTATTGATGACTATGTAGAACGGGTAAAGGAAAAGCAGCGCTTCTTTAAAATCATGCTGCATGAGCAGATCCTGGAAAAGAATACCCTTATAACGGAGCTGTTAAACGAACTCAAGCAAAAGAACCTTGCGTTCATGGAACTGATCATTAAGGATGGGCAAAAAAAGAAGCTGTTTAAAAAAGGCGTAGATATTGTGTTGCTTACAAATACCCTCACCGGCATTGCCATGCAGGCCCTTTTAAATAAGGCCATCTACAAAAAGTTTCACGGTTTGGAAGCGCTTTCGGAAGAAGCCTTTGACAAACTACTGAAAGAAAAAGCTAGTAACCACATAAAAAATTTATACAAAGCAATCCTGAATTATGAAGCATAG
- a CDS encoding MATE family efflux transporter, with protein MAESINRKELLEGPIISSLLKLAIPLVLANILQSAYQLIDAFWVGRLGGDAVAAVSVTTPVVFLFIALGFGLAIAGSTLIAQYVGAGNFSMVNHVAAQTTLMVMLVSLLLASIGYFFTPNLLHLIGVAPEVYRGAVGFMRVTFMGLPFNFFFIVFQSFMRSTGHAKVPVYIVSGTVVLNFLLDPLFIFGWGPIPAMGVMGAALATFITQVIAALIGLLLLFRGRYGIHLKRKNFAPDWAYIKRAFLLGFPASIEQSMRGLGLIVMTFLITSFGTLTLAAYGVGSSVLQVVMIPAMGLSMAISTLVGQNIGAGNIERAAKIGSLGTTLGFWVLTGFGILAFLLAPHLIRFFVPEDPNVIAAGAEFLRTMSWAWGFIAIQFCLTGVFRASGNMFLSMIIALVSQWVLQFPLAYVLSRHSPLGTQGLWWAFPVTNLITALITWVIFRKGDWKKKRLTDEDEVLTRQIAGEIIAEEGIRQ; from the coding sequence ATGGCAGAATCAATTAACCGGAAGGAGTTATTAGAAGGACCTATAATCAGCTCATTGTTGAAATTGGCGATACCGTTAGTGCTGGCCAATATTTTACAGTCGGCCTATCAGCTCATCGATGCCTTTTGGGTAGGGCGGCTGGGTGGCGATGCCGTGGCAGCCGTTTCAGTTACTACCCCGGTTGTATTTTTATTTATAGCCCTGGGTTTTGGATTGGCGATAGCTGGTTCTACCCTGATTGCCCAGTATGTAGGCGCTGGCAATTTTTCCATGGTGAACCATGTAGCTGCACAAACCACCCTAATGGTAATGCTGGTCTCTTTGCTACTGGCTTCTATTGGTTACTTTTTTACGCCCAACCTGTTACACCTGATTGGTGTGGCGCCAGAAGTATACCGTGGTGCTGTAGGCTTTATGCGGGTAACCTTTATGGGACTTCCTTTTAATTTCTTTTTTATCGTATTTCAGTCCTTTATGCGCAGCACCGGGCATGCTAAAGTGCCGGTTTATATCGTATCGGGCACGGTGGTGCTCAATTTCTTGCTGGATCCACTATTCATCTTCGGCTGGGGGCCTATACCCGCCATGGGTGTAATGGGTGCAGCGTTAGCCACTTTTATTACACAGGTCATTGCCGCACTGATAGGCCTTTTACTGCTTTTTCGTGGACGATACGGGATACATTTAAAACGCAAAAACTTTGCACCCGACTGGGCCTATATTAAACGGGCTTTTTTATTAGGCTTTCCGGCTTCTATTGAGCAGTCCATGCGGGGATTGGGGCTGATTGTAATGACCTTTTTGATCACCAGTTTTGGTACCCTTACCCTGGCCGCTTATGGGGTGGGATCAAGTGTGCTGCAGGTAGTAATGATTCCGGCTATGGGGCTCTCCATGGCTATATCCACGTTAGTAGGACAAAACATTGGCGCTGGCAATATAGAACGAGCGGCTAAGATTGGCAGCTTAGGAACAACACTGGGTTTTTGGGTACTTACCGGCTTTGGTATTTTGGCCTTTTTGTTAGCGCCTCATCTTATTCGCTTTTTTGTTCCGGAAGACCCGAATGTTATAGCCGCCGGTGCTGAATTCTTACGCACAATGTCCTGGGCCTGGGGCTTTATTGCCATTCAGTTTTGTTTGACGGGTGTCTTCCGAGCGTCGGGCAATATGTTTCTATCCATGATCATAGCCTTGGTTTCACAATGGGTGCTGCAGTTTCCGCTGGCTTATGTACTATCGCGACATTCGCCCTTAGGTACGCAAGGATTGTGGTGGGCCTTTCCGGTTACCAATTTGATTACGGCATTAATTACATGGGTGATCTTTAGGAAAGGTGATTGGAAAAAGAAACGACTCACGGATGAAGATGAAGTTTTGACAAGGCAAATAGCAGGTGAAATCATTGCAGAAGAAGGAATCCGTCAGTGA
- a CDS encoding GNAT family N-acetyltransferase, which translates to MNWVDPHIVETWAKGWSLAREVSLPVKEKDGWRVDVGWPQQRVRYVFPHLSNTFQQLAETISEPWHFLKVCAPPEAVETLLPARWRIQPLRFMMTCFKPMSSTKAGLPKGYRLELEKNIPVPIAKVISEDGEIAAIGRVALVNDFIIYDRIETHPAHRHRGLGSTIMKALETIGFEQGGTKGVLVATPDGKALYESLGWQLYTLYTTAVIPEEANGTDGYSKTQ; encoded by the coding sequence ATGAATTGGGTTGATCCACATATAGTAGAAACCTGGGCCAAGGGCTGGTCGCTGGCGCGCGAAGTATCTCTTCCCGTAAAAGAGAAAGATGGATGGCGGGTAGATGTAGGATGGCCGCAGCAGCGTGTACGTTATGTTTTCCCTCACCTTTCTAATACTTTTCAGCAATTAGCAGAAACGATTTCTGAGCCCTGGCATTTTTTAAAAGTCTGTGCACCACCTGAAGCTGTTGAAACGCTTTTACCAGCCCGTTGGCGCATACAGCCACTTCGCTTTATGATGACATGTTTCAAACCGATGTCCAGCACTAAAGCGGGCTTGCCCAAAGGGTATCGACTTGAATTAGAAAAAAACATACCTGTTCCCATTGCCAAAGTCATTTCAGAAGATGGTGAAATAGCGGCTATTGGCCGGGTGGCTCTTGTAAATGACTTTATTATTTATGACCGCATCGAAACACACCCAGCGCACCGCCACCGTGGGCTTGGCAGTACAATTATGAAGGCCTTGGAAACAATAGGATTTGAGCAAGGTGGAACAAAAGGCGTGCTGGTGGCTACACCCGATGGAAAGGCCTTGTATGAATCCCTGGGATGGCAATTGTATACGCTTTATACTACGGCTGTTATTCCGGAAGAGGCCAACGGAACAGATGGATATTCTAAGACCCAATGA
- a CDS encoding GNAT family N-acetyltransferase, producing MATVFRTDSDHNDFRSLVVQLDKDLQQRYGEEQAFFDQFNKLTKIRHVVVVYDGEQAIGCGAIKEYTPQVAEVKRMFVAPLYRGKGIALQVLSELERWAQELGYNSCILETGKKQPEAIRLYEKAGYHIIPNYGQYAGVEMSLCMEKELERG from the coding sequence ATGGCCACTGTTTTTAGAACAGATTCAGATCACAACGATTTTAGAAGTTTAGTTGTTCAACTGGATAAAGATCTGCAACAACGATATGGTGAGGAACAGGCTTTCTTTGACCAGTTCAACAAGCTTACTAAAATTCGCCACGTGGTGGTGGTGTATGACGGTGAGCAAGCCATAGGCTGTGGTGCTATTAAAGAATATACGCCACAGGTAGCAGAGGTAAAACGCATGTTTGTAGCACCGCTTTATCGAGGCAAAGGTATTGCACTACAAGTATTATCTGAATTGGAGCGATGGGCACAAGAACTCGGTTATAACAGCTGCATTTTAGAAACCGGCAAGAAACAACCAGAAGCCATTCGGTTGTATGAGAAAGCCGGGTATCATATTATTCCTAATTATGGGCAATACGCCGGTGTAGAAATGAGTTTGTGTATGGAGAAGGAGCTGGAGAGAGGGTGA
- the pncB gene encoding nicotinate phosphoribosyltransferase, whose translation MHPSIAILPSILDNDFYKFTMQQCVVKLFPRARARYQFINRGKHAFPEGFADALQESVNAMAQLKLSKKEKQFFADTCPYLDPVYLDFLQGYRYDPHEVKIVQDGDSLSVHVEGLWYRTILWEVPLLCLISENYYRLRDEQRINDAAVKQITKEKMQRYNELGATIAEFGTRRRHSFEVHQVVVETLKQNAGKGFVGTSNVYLAMLNDTKPIGTHAHEWFMFHAAKYGFKMANIMALEHWVDVFRGDLGIALSDTYTTDEFFESFDKKFAKLFDGVRHDSGDPLEFANKTIRHYQHFGIDPLSKTIIFSDALDYNKVKRITEHCKGKIGHSFGIGTNFTNDVGLTPMNIVMKMTEAFPEGQEWTPVVKLSDERGKYTGEPETIDLAKRILNIHV comes from the coding sequence ATGCACCCTTCAATTGCTATACTTCCTTCTATACTGGATAATGACTTTTATAAGTTTACCATGCAGCAATGCGTTGTAAAGTTGTTTCCTCGGGCACGGGCTCGCTACCAATTTATTAACCGCGGTAAGCATGCATTCCCGGAGGGCTTTGCAGACGCCTTGCAAGAGTCGGTTAATGCCATGGCTCAGCTAAAGCTTTCTAAAAAAGAAAAACAATTTTTTGCCGATACCTGTCCTTATTTAGATCCGGTTTATTTGGATTTTCTCCAAGGCTATCGTTATGATCCCCATGAAGTAAAGATTGTTCAGGATGGCGATAGTTTATCAGTGCATGTAGAAGGACTTTGGTATCGTACCATTTTATGGGAGGTGCCCCTGCTTTGTTTGATTTCTGAGAACTACTACCGCTTGCGGGATGAGCAGCGTATAAATGATGCAGCGGTGAAACAGATTACCAAAGAAAAGATGCAGCGGTATAATGAGTTGGGTGCTACCATCGCTGAATTCGGAACCCGTCGGCGTCATTCCTTTGAGGTACACCAAGTGGTAGTAGAAACCTTAAAGCAAAATGCAGGGAAGGGTTTTGTTGGAACCAGCAATGTATACCTGGCCATGCTGAATGATACCAAACCTATTGGCACACATGCACATGAATGGTTTATGTTTCATGCTGCCAAATATGGCTTTAAGATGGCAAATATTATGGCCCTGGAACATTGGGTAGATGTGTTTCGTGGAGACTTGGGAATAGCTTTATCTGATACCTATACCACTGACGAATTCTTTGAAAGCTTTGATAAGAAATTTGCCAAGCTGTTTGATGGTGTACGTCACGACAGTGGCGATCCTTTGGAGTTTGCCAATAAGACCATCCGTCATTACCAGCATTTTGGTATTGATCCCTTATCCAAGACCATCATCTTCTCAGATGCATTGGACTACAATAAAGTAAAGCGTATTACAGAACATTGCAAAGGAAAGATCGGTCACTCGTTTGGCATTGGTACCAACTTCACGAATGATGTTGGCTTGACACCCATGAACATTGTAATGAAAATGACGGAAGCTTTTCCTGAAGGGCAGGAGTGGACACCGGTAGTAAAGTTGTCGGATGAAAGAGGAAAATATACCGGGGAGCCGGAAACGATTGATCTGGCTAAACGCATACTCAACATCCACGTATAA
- a CDS encoding glycosyltransferase family 39 protein, with the protein MNNKKTFLLLSFVLLKFILQYWLIDPVYDLHRDEYLHLDQGKHLAWGYLSVPPVTSWFSWMILQLGNSVFWVKFFPALFGALTIVVVWKAIEELKGGLFALVLGATSVLLSVILRLNILYQPNSLEVLLWTVLYFCVLKYIHSENKKWLWWAAVAFALGFLNKYNIVFQLAGLIPALLLTEHRRVFAKPTLYLAAGLALILIAPNLWWQYTNHFPVVTHMQELAARQLVNVNRTDFLKEQVLFFLPSFFVLIAAQLSFFLYKPFQRYRLFFWSFVFTLLLYLYLQAKGYYAIGLYPILLAFGAVYLERLLQNGWKVYLRPVAILLIVVLFLPMLQVAFPNKTPRQILKNPKPYQALGLLRWEDGKEHSLPQDFADMQGWRELAQKTDSVYASLTDKEHTLVLCDNYGQAGAINYYSRYKNIQAVSMNADYINWFPLQKEIRNVILIQEITDTDKERKKEKPLFESVSWKGQITNPFAREYGTSIYSLEGARVSINAILQQEIDEKKRRE; encoded by the coding sequence ATGAACAATAAAAAGACGTTTCTTTTACTATCATTCGTTCTATTAAAGTTCATACTACAGTATTGGCTGATTGATCCTGTATATGATTTACACCGCGATGAGTACTTGCATCTGGATCAAGGCAAACACCTGGCCTGGGGTTATCTTTCAGTACCACCGGTTACTTCTTGGTTCTCCTGGATGATCTTGCAACTGGGCAACAGTGTTTTCTGGGTTAAGTTCTTCCCCGCGCTGTTTGGTGCACTAACGATTGTGGTTGTATGGAAGGCCATTGAGGAATTAAAGGGAGGTTTATTTGCATTGGTATTGGGCGCTACTTCTGTTTTATTGTCTGTTATTCTACGCCTGAATATTCTTTACCAACCCAACTCCTTAGAGGTGCTACTTTGGACCGTGTTATACTTCTGTGTGCTGAAGTATATTCATTCTGAAAACAAAAAATGGTTATGGTGGGCTGCCGTCGCATTTGCATTGGGCTTTCTTAACAAATACAATATTGTCTTTCAATTAGCGGGCTTAATTCCTGCCTTGCTGCTTACGGAACATAGACGCGTGTTTGCAAAACCTACATTGTACCTGGCAGCAGGCTTAGCCTTGATCCTTATTGCACCCAATCTCTGGTGGCAATACACCAACCATTTTCCAGTGGTTACACATATGCAGGAATTAGCAGCGCGACAACTGGTGAATGTGAACCGGACCGACTTTTTAAAAGAACAGGTATTGTTCTTTCTACCCTCCTTCTTTGTACTTATAGCTGCGCAGCTATCCTTCTTTCTTTATAAACCTTTTCAACGTTATCGCCTTTTCTTTTGGTCGTTTGTATTTACACTGCTGCTATACCTGTATTTACAGGCAAAGGGGTATTATGCTATTGGGCTCTATCCTATTCTTTTAGCCTTTGGTGCTGTGTATTTAGAACGCCTGTTACAAAACGGCTGGAAAGTGTATCTCCGACCGGTAGCTATTCTCCTGATTGTTGTCTTATTTCTTCCTATGCTCCAAGTAGCTTTTCCGAATAAAACACCACGGCAGATTTTGAAAAATCCAAAGCCCTACCAGGCATTAGGCTTACTACGCTGGGAAGATGGCAAAGAGCATTCCTTACCACAAGACTTTGCCGATATGCAAGGCTGGCGAGAGCTGGCACAGAAAACAGATAGTGTATATGCTTCTTTAACTGACAAAGAACACACTTTAGTGTTGTGTGATAATTACGGACAGGCCGGCGCTATTAACTATTACTCGCGTTACAAAAACATACAGGCCGTATCTATGAACGCCGATTATATCAATTGGTTTCCTTTACAAAAGGAAATCCGAAACGTGATTCTCATCCAGGAAATTACAGACACTGATAAGGAGCGGAAAAAAGAGAAACCTTTATTTGAAAGCGTTTCCTGGAAAGGGCAAATCACCAATCCCTTTGCCCGCGAATATGGCACCAGCATTTATTCGCTGGAAGGTGCACGGGTATCCATTAATGCCATTCTGCAACAAGAGATTGATGAAAAAAAACGCCGCGAATAA
- a CDS encoding threonine aldolase family protein, translating to MSSINRRNFLKSTSLAALPSLLPLAPALAAPLTNGPAAPTGAPVKFFGDGEMFSPGDYLQQLQQVQSATVIVPDRYGNGGAVEALEKQFAAITGKEKAIYMPSGTLANQLAVAVLSGGNTKVFVPDESHYFRDEADAAQSVFQKRLMPLAKGQACFTAQQLQSSIEGLPQEEVFSSGIGAVLVENPVRRADGRMVPLEEIKKISAYCRSKNIKLHLDGARIYMASAWSGVSIKEYASYFDTVYISLYKYLGASGGAILCGDKIVIDQMPHLIKIHGGNMYGNWLNAAMALHRLEGTESRLQEAIKRANTVFAALNKMKGVKVSALDNGTNIYNLTLAKEIDGKKFQETLNKQYHILMPPPNKDNQTKLSVNETLLYQDTDTIINAFKNCLS from the coding sequence ATGTCATCCATCAACCGTAGAAACTTTTTGAAGTCGACCAGTTTAGCAGCCCTCCCCTCACTCCTGCCATTAGCACCAGCATTGGCAGCACCCCTTACCAATGGGCCAGCGGCACCTACAGGAGCTCCTGTCAAGTTCTTTGGCGATGGAGAGATGTTTAGTCCGGGCGACTACCTGCAGCAGCTACAACAAGTTCAATCCGCTACTGTCATTGTGCCTGACCGCTATGGGAACGGTGGTGCCGTGGAAGCATTAGAGAAACAGTTTGCGGCCATTACCGGAAAGGAAAAAGCGATCTACATGCCTAGCGGTACACTGGCCAACCAGTTAGCTGTTGCTGTACTAAGCGGAGGAAATACAAAAGTGTTTGTACCCGACGAGAGCCACTACTTTCGCGATGAAGCCGATGCGGCCCAATCTGTCTTTCAAAAGCGCTTAATGCCACTGGCAAAAGGACAAGCTTGTTTCACCGCCCAACAATTACAAAGCTCCATTGAAGGCTTACCGCAGGAAGAAGTGTTTAGTAGTGGTATTGGTGCTGTGCTTGTTGAAAACCCCGTGCGACGTGCAGATGGCCGCATGGTGCCACTAGAAGAGATCAAAAAGATCAGTGCTTACTGTCGCAGTAAAAACATCAAACTACACTTGGATGGCGCACGCATATATATGGCTTCTGCCTGGTCAGGTGTGTCCATCAAAGAATACGCTTCTTATTTTGATACCGTTTACATTTCGCTCTATAAATATTTAGGTGCAAGTGGTGGCGCTATACTTTGCGGCGACAAAATAGTGATTGATCAAATGCCGCACCTCATCAAAATACATGGCGGCAATATGTATGGCAACTGGCTTAATGCGGCTATGGCCTTACACCGGTTGGAAGGAACTGAAAGCCGCCTGCAGGAAGCCATTAAAAGAGCCAACACCGTATTCGCTGCATTGAATAAGATGAAAGGTGTGAAAGTAAGTGCGTTGGATAATGGCACCAATATCTATAACCTGACACTGGCAAAAGAAATAGATGGAAAAAAGTTTCAAGAGACGCTGAACAAACAATACCATATCCTTATGCCACCACCTAACAAGGATAATCAAACGAAGTTGAGTGTAAACGAAACCCTGCTTTACCAAGATACCGATACAATCATTAACGCCTTTAAGAATTGCTTATCATAA
- the pncA gene encoding bifunctional nicotinamidase/pyrazinamidase, translating to MKALLLIDIQYDFLPSGSLAVPEGDAIIPIINNIQDRFDLIVATQDWHPKGHKSFASSHQGKKVFEMIDLNGLPQVLWPDHCVQGRHGAALSDSVNWNRTEAIFRKGTSPDIDSYSGFYDNGHRKATGLSEYLKGRHITDVYVAGLAADYCVYFTAKDALEEGFNTFVIEDATKAISADGFLQAKKDLQDKGGHLIQSSLL from the coding sequence ATGAAGGCCTTGCTATTGATCGATATCCAGTATGATTTTTTACCAAGTGGCTCACTGGCCGTGCCGGAAGGAGACGCCATCATTCCTATTATCAATAACATACAAGACCGGTTTGATTTGATAGTGGCCACACAAGACTGGCACCCAAAAGGGCATAAAAGCTTTGCCTCCAGCCATCAGGGAAAGAAGGTGTTTGAAATGATAGATCTGAATGGACTACCACAAGTACTATGGCCAGACCATTGTGTGCAGGGCAGACACGGTGCCGCGTTGTCAGATTCAGTGAACTGGAACCGTACCGAGGCCATCTTCCGTAAGGGCACCAGCCCGGATATTGATAGCTACAGCGGCTTTTATGATAATGGCCATCGCAAAGCAACCGGCCTTAGTGAATACCTGAAAGGGCGCCATATAACGGATGTATACGTGGCAGGACTAGCAGCAGATTATTGTGTGTACTTCACAGCCAAAGATGCACTGGAAGAAGGGTTTAACACCTTTGTTATAGAAGATGCTACCAAGGCTATCAGTGCAGATGGTTTTCTACAAGCAAAAAAAGACCTGCAGGACAAGGGTGGTCATCTTATTCAAAGCAGTTTATTGTAA
- a CDS encoding arginase family protein, translating into MSDYLNIEDFLEPINKDMLSEDMGYKDNQIGKVIDAYEEGFPDLDRADIVILGCGEQRGAGLMTRSEAADEVRKEFYKLFYWHTDVNLADIGNLRIGNNLNDTYAALKMVVHELVAIGKLVVVIGGSHDLTLGQYQAFVDDKKSIDAVGVDAIIDINIDSPFRSDKFLMDLFTGEPNYMNHYNHLAFQSYFVHPRMLETMDKLRFDCFRVGVVKDRIEEMEPVIRNCHLFSFDMAAIANAFAPANTASPNGLNGEEACTLMQFAGMSPNMQTVGIFGYQPENDKESLTAKQISHMLWYLMDGHSRGTREASLDDRESFNEFHMTFAEVETLFLQSKKTGRWWMQLPDQKFIACSHRDYIAASQNELPERWLRAQERP; encoded by the coding sequence ATGTCAGACTATTTGAATATTGAGGATTTCTTGGAGCCCATAAATAAAGACATGCTGTCTGAAGATATGGGCTATAAAGACAACCAAATTGGTAAAGTGATTGATGCCTATGAAGAAGGTTTCCCCGATTTAGATCGGGCTGATATAGTGATCCTGGGTTGTGGCGAGCAGCGCGGTGCCGGTTTAATGACACGCAGTGAGGCGGCCGACGAAGTGCGCAAAGAGTTTTACAAACTGTTTTACTGGCATACCGATGTAAACCTGGCCGATATTGGTAACCTGCGTATTGGCAACAATCTGAATGATACCTATGCTGCCTTGAAAATGGTGGTGCACGAGCTGGTAGCTATTGGTAAACTGGTAGTGGTGATTGGTGGTTCGCACGATCTAACCTTAGGTCAATACCAAGCCTTTGTAGATGATAAGAAATCTATTGATGCTGTAGGTGTAGATGCTATTATAGATATCAACATCGACTCGCCTTTCCGTAGCGATAAATTCCTGATGGACCTTTTTACAGGCGAGCCTAACTATATGAATCACTATAATCACCTGGCCTTCCAAAGCTATTTTGTACACCCGCGTATGCTGGAGACCATGGACAAGCTGCGTTTTGACTGCTTCCGTGTAGGTGTAGTAAAAGATCGTATAGAAGAAATGGAGCCGGTGATTCGCAACTGCCACTTGTTCTCTTTTGATATGGCCGCTATTGCCAATGCTTTCGCGCCAGCTAATACAGCTTCGCCCAATGGCTTGAATGGGGAAGAGGCCTGCACGCTGATGCAGTTTGCCGGCATGAGCCCCAACATGCAAACGGTTGGCATCTTTGGTTACCAGCCGGAAAATGATAAAGAATCGCTGACAGCTAAACAAATCAGCCACATGCTGTGGTATCTGATGGATGGTCATAGTCGTGGCACAAGAGAAGCCTCACTAGACGATCGCGAATCGTTCAATGAGTTTCACATGACCTTTGCCGAGGTGGAAACCCTGTTTTTACAAAGTAAAAAGACTGGTCGCTGGTGGATGCAATTGCCTGATCAAAAGTTTATTGCCTGCTCACACCGCGATTATATTGCTGCCAGCCAGAATGAACTGCCGGAACGTTGGTTACGTGCTCAGGAAAGGCCGTAG